The following coding sequences are from one Enterococcus sp. 4G2_DIV0659 window:
- the sapR gene encoding two-component system response regulator SapR translates to MAKIMIIEDETTIRELISEELQRWQFETFGTTNFNNVLEDFQKEDPQLVLLDINLPVFDGYYWCQKIREASKIPIIFISSRNTNMDMIMAMNMGADDFVTKPFQLDVLIAKINALLRRSYNYSEVGSEVMSHNGITLNVDNGSMEINGEVIDLSKNEYRLLYILIKKHGKILTREKLLRALWEDERFVDDNTLTVNINRLRKKIEQAGLDGYIETKVGQGYIVP, encoded by the coding sequence ATGGCAAAGATCATGATTATAGAAGATGAGACCACGATTCGTGAGTTGATTAGTGAAGAGTTGCAAAGATGGCAGTTTGAAACGTTTGGTACAACGAACTTTAATAATGTTTTGGAAGATTTTCAAAAGGAAGATCCTCAATTAGTATTACTGGATATTAATTTGCCCGTTTTTGATGGCTATTATTGGTGCCAAAAAATCCGCGAAGCATCTAAAATCCCGATTATTTTTATTTCTAGCCGAAATACAAATATGGATATGATCATGGCGATGAATATGGGAGCAGATGACTTTGTTACTAAACCTTTTCAACTTGATGTATTAATTGCAAAAATCAATGCGCTGTTGCGTCGTTCTTACAATTACTCGGAAGTCGGTAGCGAAGTCATGTCACATAACGGTATTACGCTGAATGTGGATAATGGCAGCATGGAAATCAATGGAGAAGTCATTGATTTAAGTAAAAATGAATATCGCTTGCTGTACATTTTGATTAAGAAGCATGGAAAAATTTTAACTCGAGAGAAATTATTGCGCGCATTATGGGAAGATGAGCGTTTTGTAGATGATAATACCTTGACGGTCAATATCAATCGTTTAAGAAAAAAAATCGAACAGGCAGGTCTTGATGGCTATATTGAAACAAAAGTTGGACAAGGATATATTGTTCCGTAG
- a CDS encoding amino acid permease, which produces MSMFRKKELREVSAQPSSMKKELKTMDLIMLGIGAIVGTGIFVVTGVAAEQYAGPALALSFLVAAGAIILAGLCYAEFASRIPAIGGPYAYMYVVFGEIVAWMTGWLVICEFFLAVSSVASGWSGYVHGFLNSLGIDLPKALSGAYNPANGTYVDLIAVLVLLAVTFWVSLEAKTALRLNNVMVFVKFGIIALFLIVGIFYVKPDNWQPFMPFGFSGVVSGAAVVFFAFLGFDAVSMTSEEVKNPQKDIPRGIIGSIIITTVLYVIVTLILTGIVPFDALGVKDPVAFAMRFVQRDGVAGVISVGAILTLLTVTISMMYSLARIIYAISKDGLLPKFMSKIDEKHRTPKNATYVAGFCSMIFAGLVPMELLAELTNIVTLMYLIVMAIGIIRLRKIAGDPKPDEFKIPFVPFVPILLVIVSIGLMLQLQAATWKAFVVALVLGFLIYFAYGYKHSNERKEKQSFKN; this is translated from the coding sequence ATGTCAATGTTTCGAAAAAAAGAGCTTCGGGAAGTTTCTGCACAGCCGAGTTCTATGAAAAAAGAATTAAAGACAATGGATTTGATCATGCTGGGGATCGGTGCGATCGTTGGAACAGGAATTTTTGTGGTAACAGGCGTAGCGGCTGAGCAATATGCAGGACCAGCCTTGGCGCTTTCTTTTCTAGTAGCGGCTGGTGCGATTATTTTGGCTGGTTTATGTTATGCGGAATTCGCTTCAAGGATTCCGGCAATTGGCGGGCCATATGCTTATATGTATGTTGTGTTTGGCGAAATCGTCGCATGGATGACTGGTTGGCTAGTGATTTGTGAATTTTTCCTAGCGGTTTCATCTGTTGCTTCAGGTTGGTCCGGTTATGTTCATGGGTTTTTAAATAGTTTAGGGATTGATTTACCGAAAGCTTTGAGTGGGGCATACAACCCAGCGAATGGAACGTATGTTGACTTAATTGCTGTACTGGTGTTGTTGGCTGTGACGTTTTGGGTTTCATTAGAAGCGAAAACGGCGTTGCGTTTAAACAATGTGATGGTATTTGTTAAATTCGGGATTATTGCGTTGTTTTTAATTGTCGGTATTTTTTATGTTAAACCAGATAATTGGCAGCCGTTTATGCCCTTTGGTTTTTCTGGTGTGGTCAGTGGTGCTGCAGTTGTCTTTTTTGCCTTTTTAGGCTTTGATGCAGTCAGCATGACGTCAGAAGAGGTGAAAAATCCGCAAAAAGATATCCCAAGAGGAATCATCGGATCAATCATTATCACCACCGTTTTATATGTGATTGTTACCTTGATTCTAACGGGGATTGTACCCTTTGATGCGCTTGGTGTTAAAGATCCTGTGGCATTTGCGATGCGTTTTGTCCAACGTGATGGGGTGGCAGGTGTGATTTCTGTGGGCGCTATTTTAACGTTATTGACAGTAACGATTTCAATGATGTATAGTCTGGCACGAATTATTTACGCGATTAGTAAAGATGGACTACTTCCTAAATTTATGAGCAAAATTGATGAAAAACATCGTACGCCTAAAAATGCAACCTATGTAGCAGGATTCTGCTCAATGATTTTTGCAGGACTTGTGCCAATGGAACTATTGGCTGAATTGACGAATATTGTAACATTGATGTATTTAATCGTAATGGCGATTGGAATCATTCGTTTGAGAAAAATTGCAGGTGATCCTAAGCCGGATGAATTTAAGATTCCATTTGTTCCGTTTGTTCCCATTTTGTTGGTGATTGTAAGTATTGGTTTGATGCTGCAATTACAAGCGGCAACTTGGAAAGCTTTTGTTGTGGCATTAGTTTTAGGCTTCTTGATTTATTTTGCCTATGGATATAAGCATAGTAATGAAAGAAAAGAGAAACAATCATTTAAAAATTAG
- a CDS encoding methyltransferase family protein has translation MNGFVIVVPIFLIRFLLMNNINSVAAKEAAKFAPVLGIEKFFYYIYQITTILLVILPIFLRSHFKSGINYLGVGLYLIGLIVLLLSTIDFSKQKPNTLRVYGIYQYSRNPMYLGYLLFFFGCTLIMQSVNLFICLVLFQLSTHFIILSEERWCEDHFGSEYNDYSGRVRRYF, from the coding sequence ATGAATGGATTTGTTATAGTGGTACCGATATTTTTAATAAGATTTTTGTTAATGAACAATATTAACTCTGTAGCCGCAAAAGAGGCAGCAAAATTTGCACCAGTTTTAGGGATTGAAAAGTTTTTCTACTATATTTATCAGATAACAACGATATTACTTGTTATATTACCAATATTTTTACGAAGTCATTTTAAATCTGGTATTAATTATTTAGGAGTTGGACTATATTTAATAGGGCTAATAGTTCTGTTACTTTCGACAATTGATTTTTCCAAACAAAAGCCAAACACACTTAGAGTATATGGGATTTATCAGTATTCGAGAAATCCAATGTATTTGGGCTATTTATTATTCTTTTTTGGATGTACATTGATTATGCAGTCAGTGAATCTGTTTATTTGTTTAGTTTTATTTCAACTTTCAACTCATTTTATAATTTTATCAGAAGAACGTTGGTGTGAAGACCATTTTGGAAGTGAGTATAATGATTATAGCGGAAGAGTTAGAAGATATTTTTAG
- a CDS encoding J domain-containing protein, translating into MAMNPWTILEIEQTTDVSQIKKAYSKKLKSIIPDEQPEAFQQLKLAFDTALKMAKETKSESPIIFIEDDNVVDSELADENYTDYEEDFINVELPFSLKLQLIVNEKDYSYNINIWEKLVEAIDEWTIDEFMANTYSIQLFLVDHFTMISREIIHFLFYTFELSDLRDYIGQENYVSQDFIILKDKIYGVPPFAFEIAQDIPNDRHEEYFNLRYSIYCMLEREEETHLIEEKLDKAKRIVAHDSDLLNMYILNILKLYHGHPKNKLIIAKIDNLLLYAEGAKENQTTEFLKSYILALNGNLTNPKIQEAIIWKKDQLVIPQKLYVLLTGYFCFFNHQYLLAFDIFKTLPLKEIIYLDDTLKKIKKQLPNFKSQEYSNLQIKIKKFKDGAGKEKVKVPVSTKIMFASFLFIIVLYVWVGLFNDDTSNQSNTSSTSSSEGIYKAEDLSKEELDRRFIETFYLSNDLEQKKQFQIDNMEDTVSIENAIQLSAHPKFKNASLSDFSIQKKELTVIYYRGEPINIYDETIFDKKLRGIYGEGWKRMEYLSLIEFDELDLPLDSLAEKFIYTFYVTDNPLLRDIFRLSFIYDDVSRKQMLDFVPAERYINSSMADFSFISKEKVDTENIETVYIRYKDSPMCTIRYYTGDMKPSIDGLLGDGWDFLNENVHFPIKIVDYEKAVEIFIQYILFSDKKQDHLAEYEEYFSDNLRSLVNDRLSIEHPENLTNTDLYIVKDDIIVSRNEEPILFIGYGNKVRLFFTFDDIGRLDHVYGDKWENGRELKVENKYTSHIQSIRSLLEEKIEK; encoded by the coding sequence GTGGCTATGAATCCATGGACAATATTAGAAATTGAACAAACAACAGATGTTAGCCAAATAAAGAAAGCTTACTCTAAAAAGTTGAAATCAATTATTCCTGATGAACAACCAGAAGCATTTCAACAACTAAAACTTGCTTTTGATACAGCACTAAAAATGGCTAAAGAAACAAAAAGTGAAAGTCCTATTATCTTTATAGAAGACGACAATGTAGTGGATTCAGAGTTGGCTGATGAGAATTATACTGATTACGAAGAAGATTTTATTAACGTAGAGCTCCCGTTTTCACTAAAATTACAGCTAATAGTTAATGAAAAAGATTATTCCTATAATATAAATATCTGGGAAAAATTGGTAGAGGCTATAGATGAGTGGACGATTGATGAATTTATGGCAAATACATACAGTATTCAGTTATTTCTCGTGGATCACTTTACAATGATTTCAAGGGAGATTATTCATTTTCTGTTTTATACATTTGAATTATCGGATCTCCGTGATTACATTGGGCAAGAAAACTATGTATCTCAAGATTTTATAATCTTAAAAGATAAAATTTATGGGGTTCCTCCTTTTGCGTTTGAAATAGCTCAAGATATTCCAAACGATCGTCATGAAGAATATTTTAATCTACGCTATTCTATTTATTGTATGCTTGAACGTGAAGAAGAAACTCATCTTATAGAGGAAAAATTAGATAAAGCAAAACGTATCGTTGCTCATGATAGTGATTTATTAAATATGTATATTCTTAATATCTTAAAATTGTATCATGGGCATCCTAAAAACAAGTTGATTATAGCAAAAATTGATAATCTCCTACTATACGCTGAAGGAGCAAAAGAGAATCAGACAACAGAATTTTTAAAAAGCTATATTTTGGCTTTGAATGGAAATTTAACGAATCCAAAAATTCAAGAAGCAATTATATGGAAAAAAGATCAATTGGTTATTCCTCAAAAGTTATATGTTTTATTAACAGGGTATTTCTGTTTTTTCAATCATCAATATCTATTAGCATTTGATATATTTAAAACACTTCCGTTAAAGGAAATAATTTATTTAGATGACACATTAAAAAAAATAAAAAAACAGTTACCGAATTTTAAAAGTCAGGAATATTCGAATCTGCAAATTAAAATCAAAAAATTTAAAGATGGAGCTGGAAAGGAGAAAGTGAAAGTACCTGTATCTACTAAGATAATGTTTGCTTCTTTTCTCTTTATTATCGTTCTTTATGTATGGGTTGGATTATTCAATGACGACACATCGAATCAGTCAAACACTTCTAGCACTTCATCGAGTGAGGGGATTTATAAAGCAGAGGATTTAAGTAAAGAAGAGCTAGATCGAAGGTTTATTGAAACTTTTTATCTGTCAAATGATTTGGAACAAAAGAAACAATTTCAAATTGATAATATGGAAGATACAGTATCCATTGAAAATGCTATACAGCTAAGTGCTCATCCAAAATTTAAGAATGCATCATTAAGTGATTTTTCAATTCAAAAGAAAGAATTGACGGTGATATACTATCGAGGTGAACCTATTAATATATATGATGAGACTATTTTTGATAAAAAGTTAAGGGGTATTTATGGGGAAGGCTGGAAACGAATGGAGTATCTTTCTCTAATAGAATTTGATGAATTAGATTTACCATTAGATTCATTAGCAGAAAAGTTTATTTATACATTTTATGTTACCGATAACCCGTTACTGAGAGATATTTTCAGGTTAAGTTTTATTTATGATGACGTATCAAGAAAACAAATGCTTGATTTTGTTCCAGCTGAACGATATATAAATAGTTCTATGGCAGACTTCTCTTTTATATCAAAAGAAAAAGTAGACACCGAAAATATAGAAACAGTTTATATTCGCTATAAAGACAGCCCAATGTGTACAATCAGATACTACACTGGAGATATGAAACCAAGTATTGATGGATTACTTGGAGATGGATGGGATTTTCTAAATGAAAATGTGCATTTTCCTATTAAAATAGTCGATTATGAGAAAGCGGTAGAAATTTTTATTCAATATATATTATTTTCAGACAAAAAACAGGATCATTTAGCAGAATATGAAGAGTATTTTAGTGACAATCTACGTTCACTAGTGAATGATAGATTATCGATAGAACATCCTGAAAATTTAACTAATACAGACTTATATATAGTTAAGGATGATATCATAGTCTCAAGAAACGAGGAGCCAATATTATTTATAGGATATGGGAATAAGGTTCGACTGTTTTTTACTTTTGATGATATAGGCAGGTTAGATCATGTTTATGGTGATAAGTGGGAAAATGGTAGAGAGCTTAAGGTAGAGAATAAATATACTTCACATATTCAAAGTATAAGGTCTTTATTAGAAGAAAAGATCGAAAAGTGA
- the sapS gene encoding two-component system sensor histidine kinase SapS, with amino-acid sequence MTICKYLKDHWLLLIGWLFFIGLTCFILWLSPDMHVNLSVIGYLVLLQGLFLFLFLTIDYSLKKHWWQSLDITEHPPSLQDYLGEASKTEEKLVQDYINGLLVEHQQVMQQAINNQQDQKDYIDSWVHEIKVPLAAVNLILQSIEDDIPEKKYYLVENELSKIDEYVEQVLYYARLDSFSRDYLIQEYSLKEIVQSVIRTQGSYFIQKNLHFSIEGEDQLVLTDAKWVAFIFKQLVSNAIKYTSAGGSITVTFSRTKEGAWLFLKDTGLGIPKEDQRRIFDKGFTGENGRTSEQHSTGLGLYLAKSLADKLGHQLTVESVEGEGTTMKLLFPFLSYFNERR; translated from the coding sequence ATGACGATTTGTAAGTATTTAAAAGATCATTGGCTGCTCTTGATCGGCTGGTTATTTTTTATTGGTTTAACTTGTTTTATTTTGTGGCTATCTCCTGACATGCATGTGAATCTGTCAGTCATTGGTTATTTGGTATTATTACAAGGACTCTTTTTATTCCTTTTTTTGACGATTGATTATTCATTGAAAAAACATTGGTGGCAATCTTTGGATATCACAGAGCATCCCCCTTCTTTACAAGATTATTTAGGTGAAGCTTCTAAGACCGAAGAAAAACTAGTACAAGATTATATCAACGGACTTTTAGTAGAGCATCAACAAGTGATGCAACAAGCAATCAATAATCAACAAGATCAAAAAGACTATATAGACTCATGGGTTCATGAAATTAAAGTCCCTCTTGCAGCAGTAAATCTTATTTTACAATCAATAGAAGATGACATTCCAGAAAAAAAGTACTATTTAGTGGAAAATGAACTGAGTAAAATCGATGAATATGTCGAACAAGTTCTCTACTATGCAAGGTTAGATAGTTTTTCAAGAGATTATTTAATACAAGAATATTCGTTAAAAGAAATTGTTCAATCTGTGATTCGGACACAGGGAAGTTATTTTATTCAGAAAAATCTACATTTTTCGATTGAAGGCGAAGATCAATTAGTATTGACGGATGCCAAATGGGTGGCATTTATCTTTAAACAATTAGTAAGTAATGCAATAAAATATACATCTGCAGGTGGCAGTATAACTGTAACCTTTTCAAGGACAAAAGAAGGTGCATGGTTATTTTTAAAGGATACTGGTTTAGGTATTCCCAAAGAAGATCAGCGACGTATTTTTGATAAAGGCTTTACAGGCGAAAATGGCCGCACCAGTGAGCAGCATTCAACAGGATTGGGTCTGTATTTGGCTAAAAGTTTAGCAGATAAATTAGGCCATCAGTTAACGGTGGAATCGGTTGAAGGTGAAGGCACGACGATGAAGTTACTGTTTCCGTTTTTAAGTTATTTTAATGAGAGACGGTAA
- a CDS encoding GRP family sugar transporter has product MNILVALIPMIAWGSIGLVSGKIGGSANQQTLGMTVGALVFSIVVFLVVQPVISIQMMIVGVLSGLFWSLGQNQQFHGMKYLGVSVGLPVSTGMQLIVNTIAGAIFFHEWKGSRDFTLGFIALALLVFGAYLTARQDDDSELKTTNSMLNFTKGFRALIASTVGYGGYTIIINAFGLDPLGIILPQSIGMLIGASFFAFKKVKLDRYVWLNMSCGLLWGLGNICMLLTMRQIGLAISFSLSQMGIIISTLGGIFILGEQKTKKEMKYVIFGCLFVILGGILLGYMKA; this is encoded by the coding sequence ATGAATATATTAGTAGCGTTGATCCCGATGATTGCGTGGGGCAGTATCGGTTTAGTAAGTGGGAAGATTGGTGGGAGTGCCAATCAGCAAACGTTAGGTATGACTGTTGGTGCCTTAGTTTTTTCAATTGTTGTCTTTTTGGTTGTTCAGCCAGTTATTAGTATTCAGATGATGATAGTTGGGGTTTTATCTGGTCTATTTTGGAGTTTGGGTCAAAATCAGCAATTTCATGGGATGAAATATTTAGGTGTATCTGTAGGTCTGCCGGTATCAACAGGCATGCAGTTAATCGTAAATACGATTGCTGGAGCGATTTTCTTTCATGAGTGGAAAGGTAGTCGAGATTTCACATTAGGATTTATTGCCTTAGCATTATTAGTTTTTGGGGCATATTTAACGGCAAGACAAGACGATGATAGTGAGCTCAAGACCACCAATTCAATGTTAAATTTTACTAAAGGATTTCGTGCCTTGATTGCTTCGACAGTAGGATATGGTGGATATACAATTATTATCAATGCTTTTGGTTTGGATCCATTGGGGATTATTTTACCGCAAAGCATAGGGATGTTGATTGGCGCTAGCTTCTTTGCTTTTAAGAAAGTGAAGTTAGATCGTTATGTTTGGTTGAATATGAGTTGTGGTCTTTTATGGGGATTAGGGAATATTTGTATGTTGCTAACGATGCGTCAAATCGGTTTAGCCATTAGTTTCTCTTTATCGCAGATGGGGATTATTATCTCCACGCTAGGTGGTATTTTTATCCTTGGAGAGCAAAAGACCAAAAAAGAAATGAAATACGTCATTTTTGGTTGCCTTTTCGTCATTTTAGGTGGTATTCTTTTAGGGTACATGAAAGCGTAA
- a CDS encoding molecular chaperone HscC: MILGIDLGTSNSLVSFWDGENIQIIPNRFGDNLTPSVVGIDDNGDILVGSIAKERLVSHSELTVATFKRFMGTEKRYQLGSYEFTPVELSSLVLRSLKEDAETFLQKECKEVVISVPAYFNNLQREATVKAAELSGFVVKNLISEPTAAAMAYGFHKKEDQSVLVVDLGGGTFDVSLLEMFDGIIQVEAISGDSDLGGEDFTKLILNDFFKKNELKFNDLTAEDHSMIYKKAESLKKLLTLNTTASFKIELDNKSFTYELAQEEYKELCQVLLKKMRAPISRVLNDARMSINEINQVILIGGATKNPIVRNYLSKLFQKLPFSQIDPDETVGVGAGIQGALKKDRTMVNELMLTDVCAHTLGVNAVSHTSNGYIDGVFVPIIERNTTIPVSKRKTFYTLRDNQKQVEFSIYQGEYPMVKENLKIGEITIKIPPSKENTPIDCRFSYDSNGLLEVNVTDNNGKSSQLIIDSSSGKLTDEQINESLNKMRRLKIHPRDRSENRLLMAKLERLFVEMTGIEREQIQKLIVEFTQVLEEQDEILTKRYTANLKKTIDYFEGDEWL, from the coding sequence TTGATTTTAGGTATTGATTTAGGAACGTCAAATAGCTTAGTTTCCTTTTGGGATGGGGAAAATATTCAGATCATCCCTAATCGATTTGGAGATAATTTGACACCTTCTGTTGTTGGGATAGATGATAATGGTGATATTCTTGTTGGTTCGATTGCCAAAGAGCGATTGGTCAGTCATTCGGAACTAACAGTAGCAACATTTAAACGTTTTATGGGGACTGAAAAAAGATATCAATTAGGCAGTTATGAATTTACTCCTGTTGAATTGTCTTCTTTAGTTTTGAGAAGTTTAAAAGAAGATGCGGAAACATTTTTACAAAAGGAATGCAAAGAGGTTGTAATTAGCGTTCCAGCTTACTTTAATAACTTGCAGCGCGAAGCCACAGTAAAAGCAGCTGAATTATCGGGATTTGTTGTGAAGAATTTAATTAGTGAACCTACAGCGGCAGCAATGGCGTATGGGTTTCATAAAAAAGAAGATCAATCTGTATTAGTTGTAGATTTAGGTGGTGGGACATTCGATGTTTCTTTATTAGAAATGTTTGATGGAATCATTCAAGTGGAGGCAATTTCCGGTGATAGTGATTTAGGAGGAGAAGATTTCACTAAATTGATTCTAAATGATTTCTTTAAAAAGAATGAATTGAAATTTAATGATTTAACAGCAGAAGATCATTCCATGATTTACAAAAAAGCAGAGTCATTGAAAAAGTTACTTACGTTGAATACAACAGCCTCGTTCAAAATAGAACTAGATAACAAATCATTTACTTACGAACTTGCTCAAGAAGAATACAAAGAATTATGTCAGGTGCTTTTAAAAAAAATGAGGGCACCGATAAGTCGTGTCTTAAACGATGCTCGGATGAGCATCAATGAAATAAATCAAGTAATATTAATAGGTGGGGCAACTAAGAATCCCATAGTGAGAAACTATCTTTCAAAATTATTTCAAAAGCTTCCATTTTCTCAAATTGATCCTGATGAAACGGTTGGAGTAGGAGCAGGGATTCAAGGAGCTTTAAAAAAAGATCGAACCATGGTTAATGAATTGATGTTAACAGATGTCTGTGCACATACATTAGGGGTTAATGCAGTTAGTCATACATCAAATGGTTATATTGACGGCGTTTTTGTACCTATTATCGAACGAAATACAACAATCCCAGTCAGTAAGAGAAAAACATTTTATACGCTAAGAGATAATCAAAAACAAGTGGAATTTTCAATTTATCAAGGAGAATATCCTATGGTAAAAGAAAATCTTAAAATTGGAGAGATAACTATCAAGATACCTCCATCAAAAGAAAATACACCGATTGATTGTCGCTTTTCCTATGATTCGAATGGATTACTTGAAGTAAATGTGACAGATAACAATGGTAAAAGTAGCCAACTTATTATTGATAGCTCTAGTGGTAAATTAACAGATGAACAGATTAATGAAAGCTTGAATAAAATGAGACGTTTGAAGATACATCCTAGAGATAGATCAGAAAACCGATTGTTGATGGCAAAGTTGGAGCGTCTTTTTGTTGAAATGACAGGGATAGAAAGAGAACAGATTCAAAAGTTAATCGTTGAGTTTACTCAAGTGCTAGAAGAACAAGATGAAATCTTGACTAAACGATATACAGCAAATCTAAAAAAAACGATTGACTATTTTGAAGGTGACGAGTGGCTATGA
- a CDS encoding 5-bromo-4-chloroindolyl phosphate hydrolysis family protein, with protein MKIIGLLVLLVFLKGIEYFRRLYTYKKRIKTYQKNNQLTSDELQLFKETMFIAKKQIIRLELMTSKSTILMKIEKKEKGLHSSKLLFDQLMKHPKEMTELEQFLYTKLPSIVQATEKFIQIQDAELSTTEIKKSKTMIIETISSISASITDEYEEIIQEDSEDIYLTKKLIEGK; from the coding sequence GTGAAAATAATAGGATTATTGGTACTTCTTGTATTTCTAAAAGGAATAGAGTATTTCAGGAGACTGTATACATATAAAAAAAGAATAAAAACATATCAGAAAAACAATCAGTTGACCTCTGATGAGTTGCAGTTATTCAAAGAGACAATGTTTATAGCCAAAAAACAAATTATACGTTTAGAATTGATGACAAGCAAGTCAACCATTTTAATGAAAATTGAGAAAAAAGAAAAAGGATTACATTCTTCTAAATTGCTGTTTGATCAACTAATGAAACATCCAAAAGAGATGACAGAACTTGAACAATTTCTATACACAAAGTTACCTAGTATTGTGCAAGCGACAGAAAAATTCATTCAAATTCAAGATGCCGAGCTTTCAACAACAGAAATTAAAAAGTCCAAAACAATGATAATCGAAACAATTAGTTCTATTTCAGCTAGTATTACGGATGAATATGAAGAGATCATTCAAGAAGATTCAGAAGATATTTACTTAACTAAAAAATTAATTGAGGGAAAATAA
- a CDS encoding MepB family protein has translation MESISYLTKIIQKISQHPLENLKLEEQNKAYEGATFSVGNHTFRSRKAKITPKKAGYFVVFWEKDEENKNRAYDVSSAPDKLIVTIFDQEKVGQFIFPKHILLKNNVLSNEMGQGKMALRVYPTWVTGLNKHGTVIQQWQIPFFIDLTSNWELEKLKTIYFL, from the coding sequence ATGGAGTCAATCAGCTATTTAACGAAAATCATTCAGAAAATTAGTCAGCATCCTTTGGAAAACTTAAAGTTAGAAGAACAAAATAAAGCATATGAAGGAGCAACATTTTCTGTAGGAAATCATACATTTCGAAGTAGAAAAGCAAAAATAACGCCTAAAAAAGCTGGTTATTTTGTTGTTTTTTGGGAGAAAGATGAAGAAAATAAAAATAGAGCATACGATGTTTCTAGTGCACCCGATAAACTAATTGTTACGATTTTTGATCAGGAGAAAGTCGGGCAGTTTATTTTTCCTAAACATATATTGCTAAAAAATAATGTATTAAGCAATGAAATGGGGCAAGGAAAAATGGCGCTTCGCGTGTACCCAACATGGGTAACGGGATTAAACAAACATGGGACAGTTATACAACAATGGCAGATACCATTTTTTATTGACTTGACGTCTAATTGGGAGTTGGAAAAATTAAAAACAATCTATTTTTTATAA